In Megalops cyprinoides isolate fMegCyp1 chromosome 25, fMegCyp1.pri, whole genome shotgun sequence, a single window of DNA contains:
- the LOC118772091 gene encoding protein SCO2 homolog, mitochondrial, with protein MLGIRCRGCLDFLVTSGRLLKSTSSGAGRLVLSKWGCASTHHHQRAVLTRPSSCCAPGLLGSLSEGLGALGRKGSHGCPAFSSSVPRRGLSRGPTKPTPVIKLRTRLAVTLLFGGGILGTWWYVRSEKQRQLQLQRMEQLRQAAVGQGDFRLVDHTGRPRTKRDFLGQWVLLYFGFTHCPDICPDELEKICSAVSALDREAGLPPVQPLFVTVDPERDDVAALARYVRDFHPRLVGLTGTAEEVREAARGYRVYYSAGPKDDDNDYIVDHTVLTYLINPDGLFLDYYNRTKSDEQIADSIRNHMKTYVKLFPH; from the coding sequence ATGCTGGGAATCAGGTGCCGGGGATGTCTGGATTTCCTAGTGACATCTGGGAGACTCCTGAAGTCCACCTCCAGTGGTGCAGGTAGACTAGTTCTGTCCAAGTGGGGCTGCGCttccacacaccaccaccagaGGGCTGTCCTCACGCGACCCTCCTCCTGCTGTGCACCTGGTCTCTTGGGATCACTATCAGAGGGTCTGGGCGCGCTGGGAAGGAAAGGAAGCCATGGCTGTCCGGCTTTCTCCTCCTCAGTCCCACGGAGAGGGCTCTCTCGGGGCCCCACGAAGCCCACCCCGGTGATTAAGCTGCGGACGCGGCTGGCGGTGACGCTGCTCTTCGGCGGGGGGATCCTGGGCACGTGGTGGTACGTGCGTTCGGAGAAGCAGCgccagctccagctgcagcgGATGGAGCAGCTGAGGCAGGCGGCCGTGGGCCAGGGCGACTTCCGCCTGGTGGACCACACCGGGAGGCCCCGCACCAAGCGGGACTTCCTGGGCCAGTGGGTGCTGCTGTATTTCGGCTTCACCCACTGCCCGGACATCTGCCCCGACGAGCTGGAGAAGATCTGCAGCGCGGTGAGCGCCCTGGACCGCGAGGCGGGGCTCCCGCCGGTACAGCCCCTCTTCGTCACCGTCGACCCCGAGCGGGACGACGTGGCCGCCCTGGCGCGGTACGTGCGGGACTTCCACCCGCGCCTCGTCGGGCTGACGGGCACGGCCGAGGAGGTGCGGGAGGCGGCGCGGGGTTACCGCGTGTACTACAGCGCCGGCCCCAAGGACGACGACAACGACTACATCGTGGACCACACCGTCCTCACCTACCTGATCAACCCTGACGGCCTCTTCCTGGATTATTACAACAGGACCAAGAGCGACGAGCAGATCGCCGACAGCATCCGCAACCACATGAAGACCTACGTcaagctcttcccacactga